The genomic window GCAATCCCTACATCCACTCCGAAAGCAATGTCCGGCTCAATTTTCTGAGCAGATGTACGGGCGCCACGAAGTCCAACCTCTTCTTGAACCGTACCTACACCATAAACAATGTTTGGATGTTCAGCATCTTTAAGTGACTTAAGAACATCAATGGCAATCGCACAGCCAATGCGGTTATCCCATGCTTTTGCGAGCAGCATCTTTTCATTATTCATCACTGTAAATTCAAAGTATGGAACAACCATATCACCAGGTTTCACGCCCCACTCCTTCGCTTCTTCCCTGCTAGAAGCACCGATATCAATAAACATATCTTTAATGTCGACTGGTTTTTTTCTTGCTTCTGGAGAAAGAATATGCGGAGGCTTTGAACCAATTACCCCAGTTATATCCCCTTTGTTTGTCACGATTGTTACACGCTGGGCAAGCATTACCTGTGACCACCAGCCGCCAACTGTCTGAAAACGAAGAAATCCTTTATCATCAATATTTGTAACCATAAAGCCTACTTCGTCCAGATGGCCAGCAACCATAATTTTCGGGCCGCCCTCTTTCCCAACCTTTTTGGCGATTAAACTGCCAAGTCCATCAGTTGTCACCTCATCGGCATATTCACTTATATATTTCTTCATGACTTCACGAGGTTCACGCTCATTGCCAGGAATTCCTTTTGCATCAGTTAAATCCTTTAGCATTGTTAACGTTGCATCTAATTTCGTCATTATTTCGACTCCCTTAATATGTATTCGGCTATATTATACTAAAATTCCCTAGTAATAAAAAGAAATACCAATTTAATATCCTTGACGCTGCCTTTCATAATTAACTTCATTTTTATCAATATAGGCTTTCTCTATCTCCTCAGCATTGAAGCCTAATAGCTCCCCTAATTGTATGTATGCGTGAAACATTTCCTTATAATCCTCTAATGCCTTGCTGTTTTTGAATATACTTACGAGTTCAAACACATGCAAAAACTGATCATTGACAGACACTTTTGTTTCATGCTGTCCCAAATACTCACTTTCCCCTTCAAACCCGCACTCTATTCCCAGAGAAAGAATAAAATGAACACCATCCACAAACTCTTCTAAAACAGTTTCATGAGGAGATGAGGGCTTTAAACTCCAAAATTTGAAGCACCTAGTTTCATTCGCAAGTTCTCCTAATTCTACGAGGAGCGCCAGCACTTTACGATCAACTAAATTTTCATTGTGCAGTTGATGTTTTGTTTCAATATGCTTATCTAGTCCTTCTTGCATTGCAAATAATTTTTGATAATTCATTTTACACCATCCTAATTATGTCTTTTAAAAAATAGTTATAAAAAAATTATAACAAAATCACAAAAAGTTGAAACTTTTTCATGTAGTTATTCGTAATGAAAGGAAAATACAATTGGAGGGGCTTGTTATGATGTGGCTAATACGCTTCCTGCTATTTGCTCTTATTATTTTTCTTATATATAGCGTGTTTAAATATTTATTAAATCCAAAACGGAAGCTCGAACTGGCCCATGAGCAAAAGCGGTATTATTTCTTAGATGATCAAGACAATGTTCGCAAAAACTTTTTGATTACTTATAAAGGGGTTTTATTTGAAGGGGAAAAATATTTAGGGACAACTGAAAATGCATTTGAGGTTATCTCTATCTTTATCTGGCCCAGAAATCTCGCCTCACTACAAGGGATGGTGCGGGAAGATTTACAATTTATCGAGAGAAAAGTATATGAAAATTACCCAAATGCAAAGATCGACTGGAAAAGTCCGATCAAAGAGTTTATGGAAAAGAGTAGAGCACCTGAAACACCATTCAATGATCACAGTTAAAAACGTTCGGTAATCTCCGAACGTTTTTCTTTATACTGCTTTAAAGAATTCTCGCCACTTAATCACCGTTACCTTTTCCCTCAATAAGAAAACAAGGACTCCTAGTGAAAGTAAGATTATGAGAATCATCGATGGAGTAAACCTGCTAATAAATTCCCCAAACACTGTATAAAAAATAGCTAAAGGCAGATTTGTTAACCATGAATTCTTAATGTAATCCTGAAAGCTTTTGTTCCGTTCAATTAAGCAAAAATTCAATAAATGATAATGAATAAAGGGGATAAGTCTTAGCACAGCCACTTGACCAACACTCAAATTCCGATACTCCCCAAACCAACGTTTTTTTAAGTTTGATAGTTTTGCATGTGTTTTCGGCATCCGGTTAATAAGTAAATAGAAAAGAATACTGCTTAACATTAGACCGATTAACGAGAATAAACTGCCAAAAAAACTGCCAAATAAGATTCCTCCAGTTAAACAGACTAGGGGAACAGGAATAAAGAAAAATTGTCTTAAAATATGAAATAATATAAAGGCAATGGGGGCTAAAATCCCGGCTGTTTCAATCATCACAAATAGCAATGATAATTGATCATTCAACTTCACTCACCCTCTTTATGCTGAATTCCTTGCTGTCTTCTTTTACAGCTTATTGAGGGAATCTGGCAGTTATGACAAAAGATTAAATGCATATAGGAGGAGTCCTATTTCAAGGAGAGATAGCACCGGCAAGCCGTATTTAAACTGGAAATGCTTTGTTTTGTGACGAAAGGTTTTCATCCCTAGCGTCATGCCGATAGCACCAAAAAATAAGGCAACAAGCCATAATGTACTTTCTCTAATTCGGTATTGATGATTTTTAGCTTTCTTCTTATCAATCATCATCAAGTAAAAGCCAACTAGATTAATCATGATAAACAAGGTTATAAATATCTTTAGCATTATTCCTACCTCCAAAAAAGAAAAGCGTAAGCACCTTGGTCACCCCCGACAAGCACAAGACGAGCCTCCCAGAAAGGTGTTCTATACCTTTCTGGGAGGATTGGCTTGTGACCTCGAGGGGGTAGGTGCTGGAGCTAGACAAAGAAAAGCCATTCTCGCAATTGAGAATGGCTGCTATAATTACTTGCTAAGGTTTTGCTTAGCAACAGATGCTAATTCTGTGAATGCTTTTTCGTCAGCGATTGCTAATTCAGCAAGCATTTTGCGGTTTACTTCGATGCCAGCAAGCTTTAAACCGTGCATTAAACGGCTGTAAGAAAGACCGTTCATGCGAGCTGCTGCGTTAATACGAGTAACCCATAGTTTGCGGAAATCGCGCTTTTTGTTGCGACGATCACGGTAAGCATACATTAAAGATTTCATTACTTGTTGGTTAGCAACTTTATATAATGTATGTTTTGAACCGAAATAACCTTTAGCTAATTTAAGAACTTTTTTACGACGTTTGCGAGTAACTGTACCGCCTTTTACACGTGGCATATGATTTCCCTCCTAATATCGGATATTACTTAAGATTTACTAATAAGAAACGGATGCGTTTGTAATCGCCTGAAGAAACAAGAGTTCCTTTGCGAAGCTTACGCTTTTGTTTTTGAGATTTATTAGCGAACAAGTGGCTTGTGTAAGCGTGGTTACGCTTAAGTTTTCCAGATCCTGTTCTTTTGAAACGCTTAGCAGCGCCGCGGTGAGTTTTCATTTTTGGCATTTGGAAGTCCTCCTCTTACTTTTCGTTTTTAGGTGCTAGCATCATGAACATACTGCGGCCATCCATTTTTGGATGTGATTCTACAGTAGCTACTTCTGTGCATGCCTCAGCAAAGCGAACTAATACACGATGACCAATTTCCTTATGGGTAATGGCACGTCCTTTAAATCGAATCGATGCTTTAACTTTATCGCCTTTTTCAAGGAATTTAATTGCATTGCGAAGCTTTGTATTAAAATCATGCTCATCAATAGTCGGACTAAGACGAACTTCTTTAACACTGATAATCTTTTGATTTTTACGAGCTTCTTTATCTTTCTTCTGCTGCTCGAACTTGAACTTTCCATAGTCCATGATACGGGCTACAGGAGGTTTTGCATTCGGTGCAACAAGAACAACATCAAGATTAACTCGTGCAGCAATTTCAAGTGCTTCGTTTTTTGACTTGATTCCTAATTGCTCGCCGTTTTGGTCAATAAGACGAACTTCACGGGCGCGAATGCCCTCGTTTAACAACATATCTTTGCTAATAGTTAGACACCTCCAAGGTTAATATGCGAACACAACATTTGGGTCAAGAAGGCATTAGATGCCTATTGCACCGGACGAAAGCTACATTCGCAAGAATACATAACATATCTGTTCCAAAGAGAAGCAGATCTGTTTAAATCCAATAAAAAAAGTGTGGATGACAACACCCACACTTTACGTACAAAATTTAAACAACCATGTTTACGTAAAACCTGCCAACTGCTCTTTGCGTCAATCAGGTGAGAAGCGGGTGCTTCTTCTTTTCCTCAAATTGTATTCAATTACCTTAGCAACTATATCACAAAAGATGTTTTCATGTCAAACGATCATTTCAGTTGCAACGAAGAAAATTGTAACAAATGTATCGGAAACATGCAATACATTTTTTGAATTTCCAATATTTTAGCAGAACATCCCGGGAATCGCAGATATATTCGGAATGTCGCCGATATATCCGGAATGTCGCCGATATATCCGGAAAATCGCCGATATATCCAGAAAGTCGCTGATATTTCCCTCTTATCGTTTAACTTCTTCCTTCAATCCCGCAATAAAATCTGCAAAAGGAACTGTTTCAGATTTTTGCTCTCCATATTTTCGGACATTGACTGCCTTTTCAGCTACTTCATTATCGCCGACTACTAGCATATATGGAGTTTTTTGCATTTGGGCTTCACGGATTTTGTAGCCAATTTTCTCATTTCGATCATCAAGCTCTACACGGAACCCCTCAGCTTTTAATTGTTCAAGGACTTCTTTTGCATAATCATAATGAACATCTGGCGAAACAGGGATGACTTGAACTTGAACAGGTGCAAGCCATGTTGGGAATGCCCCTTTATACTCTTCAATTAAGAAGGCAACAAAGCGCTCCATTGTTGAAACAACGCCGCGGTGAATAACGACTGGACGATGCTGTTTTCCATCTTCCCCGATATAAGATAAATCAAAGCGCTCAGGCAATAAGAAGTCTAACTGAACTGTTGATAAAGTCTCTTCCTTGCCTAAAGCAGTTTTCACTTGTACATCTAATTTTGGGCCATAGAAAGCTGCTTCCCCATCAGCTTCAAAATAATCAAGTCCAATCTCATCCATTGCTTCTTTCAGCATCGCTTGTGCTTTTTCCCACATTTGGTCATCATCAAAATACTTTTCTGTGTCTTGCGGGTCGCGATAAGACAGACGGAATGAATAATCATTGATCCCGAAGTCTTTATACACATCAAGCACCAGTTGGACAACACGCTTAAATTCTTCTTTAATTTGGTCAGGACGGACAAAGATATGAGCGTCATTCAGAGTCATTCCACGTACACGCTGAAGGCCTGATAATGCTCCAGACATTTCGTAGCGATGCATCGTTCCAAGCTCAGCGATGCGGATAGGAAGCTCACGATAGCTGTGAATGCCATTTTTATATATCATCATGTGGTGAGGGCAGTTCATCGGACGAAGAACAAGCTGCTCATTATCCATTTCCATGACAGGGAACATATCCTCTTGGTAATGATCCCAATGGCCAGACGTTTTGTACAGCTCAACGCTTCCCATCACTGGTGTATAAACATGGTCATAACCTAAACGAACTTCCTTATCAACAATATAGCGCTCCACGATGCGGCGAATAGTTGCTCCTTTTGGAAGCCATAGCGGCAAGCCTTGTCCTACTTTTTGTGAGTTAGTGAAAAGATTTAATTCTTTCCCGATCTTACGGTGGTCACGCTCTTTCGCTTCTTCTAGCAAGCGCAAATGCTCAGCTAAATCTTCCTTTTTAAAGAAAGCTGTACCGTAGATGCGCTGCAGCATTTTATTGTCGCTGTTTCCACGCCAGTATGCACCAGCAATGCTTAGAAGTTTAATTTCCTTCAGCTTGCCAGTAGATGGCACGTGAACACCACGGCAAAGGTCAACAAACTCTCCTTGCTCATAAAGAGTCACTGTTTCATCTGCAGGGATTGCTTCAATCAGTTCTAGTTTGTATTCATCATCGATTTCCTTGAATAATTGGACAGCTTCATCTCGGCTGACTTCCTTGCGAACGATTTCAATGTTTTCATTGATGATCTTTTTCATTTCTTTTTCGATAAGCGGCAGATCCTCCGGAGTCAAGGATTGCTCCATATCGATATCGTAGTAAAACCCGCCTTCGATAACCGGACCTACACCAAGCTTAACATTTTTAAATAAGCGCTTAATCGCCTGTGCCATTAAGTGGGCAGAACTGTGGCGAAGAACCTCTAATGCCTCTGCACTGTCCTGAGTAACGATTTCGACAGCTCCATCTTCCTCAATTGGACGGCGCAGGTCGTACATTTCGCCATTAAATTTACCTGCTATTGCCTTCTTCTTAAGTCCAGGACTAATAGAAGCAGCGATATCTTCTGTTGTCGTCCCTATAGGAAACTCCTTTACAGCCCCATCTGGAAACGATACTTTAATTAAATCTGACATAGTAAATCCTCCTATTTGGATAAAAATAAAAAAACCCGCCCCTAAAAAGGGACGAGTTGTTATTAACACGTGGTTCCACCCTACTTCTCATTTCACAGGATAAGTAAAATGACTTGTAGCAATTTAACGGCTTGTGACCGTCAGCTCATTTCCGAGCTGAAGTTCAAAGGTGGTAAGCATTCAATTCGTGTTAGGAAGGTTCCAGCCTTGCCTTCCCTCTCTTGAAACCGTAATAGAATACCCATGTCCTTATCATAACTTATACTTATTGCATTTCATATTATGTACGTATTATAGATTGTTATTTCAGGAAAATCAAGGGCATCTTTATATTTTTTCATCAGCGGTATACGTCAGCATACCTTTGTTTTTATAAAAATCACTAGTTGAGCTAATCAGGAGTCTTTCTTCAAAAATATTTTGTATCGTTCTAACGAGCGCCTGTTCCTTATCCTCGGTATAAAGATAAATAATTGCTGGTGCAATGGAGAGCAATGGGGCAATTGTAACTGAATCCACATAAACAGGGTGATTAATTAGAAGCTTTCTGTCAATCATACGCACTAAATCCCCACGTTTCATTTCAAAATAATTTTCATTAAAAAAATGAATACCATCATCAATTAGTAAATGAATATGGTCTAGCTTCGCTTCTCTCCCTATTAAGAATTCCCTTAATGTTTGAATAAACATTTGGTACTCTTGCTCCATTTTGTATTCATCTATTGAAATCTCTACATATTTAGCCATTTGGTCCATTAAAGGCCGCATCCTAAACTTTACAAATGAATCGAATGAAAAGGTGATATCCTCATGGAAAATTTCATTGATCGAATGTTTAATATTTCCCTCCATATCGAGATCATCTAGAAAAGAAGAAAGATCCTCTCTATTTCCC from Bacillus sp. DTU_2020_1000418_1_SI_GHA_SEK_038 includes these protein-coding regions:
- a CDS encoding M42 family metallopeptidase, whose amino-acid sequence is MTKLDATLTMLKDLTDAKGIPGNEREPREVMKKYISEYADEVTTDGLGSLIAKKVGKEGGPKIMVAGHLDEVGFMVTNIDDKGFLRFQTVGGWWSQVMLAQRVTIVTNKGDITGVIGSKPPHILSPEARKKPVDIKDMFIDIGASSREEAKEWGVKPGDMVVPYFEFTVMNNEKMLLAKAWDNRIGCAIAIDVLKSLKDAEHPNIVYGVGTVQEEVGLRGARTSAQKIEPDIAFGVDVGIAGDTPGITEKEALSKMGKGPQIILYDASMVSHKGLRDLVTDTADELNIPYQFDAVPGGGTDSGAIHLTHNGVPALSITIATRYIHSHAAMLHRDDYENAVNLISEVIKRLDRETVEKITFQ
- a CDS encoding dUTP diphosphatase; protein product: MNYQKLFAMQEGLDKHIETKHQLHNENLVDRKVLALLVELGELANETRCFKFWSLKPSSPHETVLEEFVDGVHFILSLGIECGFEGESEYLGQHETKVSVNDQFLHVFELVSIFKNSKALEDYKEMFHAYIQLGELLGFNAEEIEKAYIDKNEVNYERQRQGY
- a CDS encoding sigma-w pathway protein ysdB; its protein translation is MMWLIRFLLFALIIFLIYSVFKYLLNPKRKLELAHEQKRYYFLDDQDNVRKNFLITYKGVLFEGEKYLGTTENAFEVISIFIWPRNLASLQGMVREDLQFIERKVYENYPNAKIDWKSPIKEFMEKSRAPETPFNDHS
- a CDS encoding TVP38/TMEM64 family protein, producing MNDQLSLLFVMIETAGILAPIAFILFHILRQFFFIPVPLVCLTGGILFGSFFGSLFSLIGLMLSSILFYLLINRMPKTHAKLSNLKKRWFGEYRNLSVGQVAVLRLIPFIHYHLLNFCLIERNKSFQDYIKNSWLTNLPLAIFYTVFGEFISRFTPSMILIILLSLGVLVFLLREKVTVIKWREFFKAV
- a CDS encoding DUF1294 domain-containing protein; protein product: MLKIFITLFIMINLVGFYLMMIDKKKAKNHQYRIRESTLWLVALFFGAIGMTLGMKTFRHKTKHFQFKYGLPVLSLLEIGLLLYAFNLLS
- the rplT gene encoding 50S ribosomal protein L20; this translates as MPRVKGGTVTRKRRKKVLKLAKGYFGSKHTLYKVANQQVMKSLMYAYRDRRNKKRDFRKLWVTRINAAARMNGLSYSRLMHGLKLAGIEVNRKMLAELAIADEKAFTELASVAKQNLSK
- the rpmI gene encoding 50S ribosomal protein L35; its protein translation is MPKMKTHRGAAKRFKRTGSGKLKRNHAYTSHLFANKSQKQKRKLRKGTLVSSGDYKRIRFLLVNLK
- the infC gene encoding translation initiation factor IF-3; its protein translation is MLLNEGIRAREVRLIDQNGEQLGIKSKNEALEIAARVNLDVVLVAPNAKPPVARIMDYGKFKFEQQKKDKEARKNQKIISVKEVRLSPTIDEHDFNTKLRNAIKFLEKGDKVKASIRFKGRAITHKEIGHRVLVRFAEACTEVATVESHPKMDGRSMFMMLAPKNEK
- the thrS gene encoding threonine--tRNA ligase, yielding MSDLIKVSFPDGAVKEFPIGTTTEDIAASISPGLKKKAIAGKFNGEMYDLRRPIEEDGAVEIVTQDSAEALEVLRHSSAHLMAQAIKRLFKNVKLGVGPVIEGGFYYDIDMEQSLTPEDLPLIEKEMKKIINENIEIVRKEVSRDEAVQLFKEIDDEYKLELIEAIPADETVTLYEQGEFVDLCRGVHVPSTGKLKEIKLLSIAGAYWRGNSDNKMLQRIYGTAFFKKEDLAEHLRLLEEAKERDHRKIGKELNLFTNSQKVGQGLPLWLPKGATIRRIVERYIVDKEVRLGYDHVYTPVMGSVELYKTSGHWDHYQEDMFPVMEMDNEQLVLRPMNCPHHMMIYKNGIHSYRELPIRIAELGTMHRYEMSGALSGLQRVRGMTLNDAHIFVRPDQIKEEFKRVVQLVLDVYKDFGINDYSFRLSYRDPQDTEKYFDDDQMWEKAQAMLKEAMDEIGLDYFEADGEAAFYGPKLDVQVKTALGKEETLSTVQLDFLLPERFDLSYIGEDGKQHRPVVIHRGVVSTMERFVAFLIEEYKGAFPTWLAPVQVQVIPVSPDVHYDYAKEVLEQLKAEGFRVELDDRNEKIGYKIREAQMQKTPYMLVVGDNEVAEKAVNVRKYGEQKSETVPFADFIAGLKEEVKR
- the ytxC gene encoding putative sporulation protein YtxC, with translation MIEITFQKTEDAKALFRYLQYYLASSALSNKNILQIEDHHIVRIHIEPQMKKDLEIIKEVFYKFIITSKQDDWFRRIMAEHYYYQDEEEQQQILGIIHSILEGNREDLSSFLDDLDMEGNIKHSINEIFHEDITFSFDSFVKFRMRPLMDQMAKYVEISIDEYKMEQEYQMFIQTLREFLIGREAKLDHIHLLIDDGIHFFNENYFEMKRGDLVRMIDRKLLINHPVYVDSVTIAPLLSIAPAIIYLYTEDKEQALVRTIQNIFEERLLISSTSDFYKNKGMLTYTADEKI